The Changchengzhania lutea genomic sequence GGTAACGGTCGTCCATTATCGCTTCCATCATAAGGAATTCTATTATCATCTAGCAACTCTTGAAACGTGAATTGCGGATTTTGTATTACAACCCTGTCGTTTCTGAATTGTGCGTATTGTCTTGCGGTCATTAAATCATAAGGTACGCCCACACTAGATATTGAAGTTCTAAAAGATGTATTGATTTTTATTTTACCAATTTTTGCTTCTTTAGTTTTAATTAAAACAACGCCGTTACCGGCTCTGGCACCATAGATAGCAGTAGCAGATGCATCTTTTAAAACTTCAATACTTTCAATATCATCCGGGTTTAAAGAGGCTAATGGATTGGTAGGTGTGAAATATAGATCTCCAGCCGCTTGAGTATCCAATCCCAGTGGAATACCATTTAACACATATAAAGGTTGGGTACTGGCACCTATACTATTTATACCTCTAATAGTTACAGAAATTCCCGCACCAGGTTCTCCAGAATCTTGGCTTACAAAAACACCAGCAGCTTGTCCTTGAAGTGTTTCGGTGATACTGGTAAAAAACTGATCTTCTAAATCTTTACTTTTAATGGAACTAATGGCTCCCGTAATATCTTCTCTTTTTTGTGAGCCATAACCAATAAGTACGACTTCGTCCAATGCCTGTACATCTTCTTGGAGTGTGACATTAACAGTAGAAGTTCCTTTTGCAGTTTTTTCTACAGATAGGAAACCAACATAAGAGTATACTAAAGTTTTTGAACCCGATAGTAAAGTGATTGAGTAGTTTCCATCAAAATCGGTAATAGCACCATTAGTGGTTCCTTTTTGTAAAACGGTAACCCCTATTAAAGGTAAATCGTTAGACGATTTTACAACGCCTTTAACAACTTCTCCTTGAGCATAACTCCCAAAGGAAATCATTATAAAGAAAAAAAACAAAGCCTTTTTCAAGACGCTTTCATAATAGATGTGTTTCATAATTTTTGATTTAATTTTAGTTCTTGAATAATTGTTTTAGTTATTTGATTTCCATCAAAACTATTATAAGAATACTATTAATGTATCCTGTACTATACTGTTGGAATTAGTTATACAGTCGATAAAAACAAAATAATCACTGTTTGCAACCTAAGGAAATATTAATGAATGCAGTCATACAGCCATTACAATAGTAGCCGTTAAACAAACCTATAACTCCATTTTTACCTTAAATTCATCCAAAGCGAAATCATATATTAAGTCAAAGTATGGAATAAGTACATAAACTTTATTATTAAGCAACGTCTTGAGTACAACAAAAAAAAAATTGATATTCTTGGTTTATTAAAATTACTTCTTCTCTAGATGCTTTATCGCTATCTTTAAAAAGCAGTATAGTACAGGATATGTATCAAGAATTAAAAACAGTTTTTTGTATATTATTAATATTCATAAATTAATACAAGATATTTACCGCCATAATGATAAAAAATAGTCTCCTCATAATATGTATTGCTTGTTGTCTTGGATGTAAAAAAGAAAAGGAGTTAACAAAGAATACTAAACCTAACATCATATTTCTTTTAACGGATGACCAACGCTGGGATGCATTGGGCATTAATGGAAATAGGTATATAAAAACCCCAAATATTGATAGTTTGGCAAATTCTGGTTTTAATTTCAAGAATGCCTATGTTACAACTTCGATTTGTATGGTAAGTAGAGCCAGTATATTAACTGGACAATATATGTCCAGACATGGCATAAATGGTTTTCATACTAGCTTAGAAAATGAAGCTTTAAATAATACTTATCCTGCCCTATTAAAATCAGCAGGATATACAATAGGTTTTATTGGTAAATATGGCATAGGAAACCCTCCAGACCATCCTAAGAAACTATTCGATTATTGGAAAGGTACACCTTTGCATCAACCAAACTATGAAACCGTTGATAAGAATGGAGACTCTATTCATTATACAGATTTACTTAGCCAAAATATTTCTGAATTTTTAAATATTTCATTTAGCAAACCATTTTGTCTTTCTGTAAGTTTTAAGGCGCCACATAGCCAGGACGGGGATGAGAGGCAATTTATTCCAAAGACTGAATATGCGGAATTATATGAGAATATTGAAATGCCTTTACCAACAACTGCCGATTCAAAGTATTGGGATTCTTTACCATCATTTTTTCATACTGAAGAAAATATAGCCAGAATTCGTTGGAAATTGCGCTTTTCAACTGAAGAGAAATATCAAGAATCAGTAAAGAATTATTACAGATTGATTACGGGTGTTGATGAATCTGTCGGTAAATTAAGGGAAGAACTCAAGAAATCAGGTCAAGATAATAATACAGTCATCATCTTTATGGGGGATAATGGGATGTACCTCGGAGAACACGGCTTAGCAGGGAAATGGTTCGCACATGAAGAATCGATTAGAGTGCCATTGATTATTTATGACCCTAGAAATGAAAAACGGTTAATTGGAGCCCTTGATGAAATTGGATTAAATATTGATATTGCACCAACAATCTTGGGTTTTGCTGGCGTGGAAATTCCAGAAAGTATGCAAGGTCATGACTTAACTGCTGCACTAGCTGGTAATTCCCCGAAAAGAAAGCAATTTTTTTACGAACACACCTTTAATGGAAGTCCAAGTTTACCAGAAACGAAAGCAGTTATTAGTCCGTCACTAAAATATGTCTATTATCCTGAATTTGATTTTGAAGAACTTTTCGATTTAAATACAGACCCTAACGAAGTGAATAACTTAGCAAGTGATTCAAAATATTTAGATGTATTAGAAGAACAGCGTCAAATTTTTAAAAAGTTGAAGAATGAAGCTAATTAAAAATGCCCGTTTCAGACTAAATAGAAAAATAAAAAATAAATTTATGAGTAAGATATATAGTTATTTTATAATTGGTCTGTTGGTTTTTAGTTGCAACTCTAAGGGAGTTGAAAACACAAAATACGATAGTGCAAACTCTGCAGATTTAATTGCCAATTTCATAAGACCCACTGATGATAACACTTTGTGGTGTTATTGGTATTGGATAGGGGATGATATTTCAAAAGAAGGCATTACCAAAGATCTTGAAGCGATGAAGGAAGCGGGTATTGGTGGTGCGCTTATCGGCAATATAAATCCAGCTGAAAAGGACGGAAAAGTTCCCATGCTCTCAGAAGAATGGTGGGAACACATGGTGCACGCGGTTGAAGAAGGGAAACGAATAGGTGTGGATATTGGAGCGTTTAACTGCCCGGGCTGGAGCCAATCGGGAGGCCCTTGGGTAAAACCGGATATGGCGATGCGCTATTTAACCTATTCTGAAATCAAAGCTGAGGGTGGAACCAAAATAGAATTGGAGTTGGTAAAGCCTACGGACGAATTTCAGGATGTGTATGTGTTGGCATTTCCATCGATTGCTTCTGAAAATTCAATCCTCTCAAAAAATAATTCAAACATAAGAATAACACCGTCACTGGCACAAAAGGAGCGTCTTATTGATGGTGATACGACCAAGTCTGTTGGTTTTTCAAAAAAAGTCAAAAACTACGAGGTCGTATTTACTTCAAAAGATACCATTAAAACTAGAAGCCTTAAAATCATTCCAGGGAAAAATCCTGTTGAGATTTTGGCAAAGGTCTATTCTTGGCAACTGGATGATTGGAAAGAGATAAAATCCTTTAAAATTAATAGAAGCCGATTAAACCCAAATGTGGGACCTGATAGATATGCTCCCATCATGATCGCTCTGCCAGAAAGTCGCTCGAATCAATTTAAGTTGGAATTTGAACTTCCGGATAACCTCTTTAAATCCTTTACGGAAATAGACCCGGTCATCGATACTTGGGACATCGCAGAAATCATCTTTTCCGAGGCAGCAGGATTTGAATTATATGCGGATAAAAATTTATCAAAAATGCATCCCACACCAATATCAAATTGGGATAGTTATCTCTGGGATGCACAAGAATCCTTAACCAGTAAAGATTTAAAAGTAAATACGGATCAAGTTATTGATATTAGCGAGTTTATGGACGAAAGTGGACATCTTGATTGGGAAACACCCGCTGGAAATTGGACCATTCAACGCTTTGGTATGACGCCTACTGGCACCGAAAATGCGCCCGCTGCACCTCAAGGGAAGGGCTATGAGATAGACAAGGCCAATGAAGAATTGGTAAAATTTCATTATGAACAATTTATCGGTGAATTTTTAAAGCGGATTCCGGAAGAAAGCACGAGTGCCTTTAAATATGTCATTGCCGATAGCTATGAAATGGGGAGCCAAAATTGGACCGACGGTTTTGAGGCTACATTTGAAAAAAAATACGGCTATAATCCGAAGAAATACCTGCCCGTTTTTACTGGTAGAATTGTGGGCAGCGTCGAAGAATCCGAGCGCTTTCTATGGGATCTGCGCCGTGCCGTAGCAGATGCCGTCGCTTATGAATATGTAGGAGGCCTTAGAAAAGCCAGCAATGAGGATAACCTAAAACTTTGGTTGGAGAATTATGGCCATTGGGGATTTCCATCAGAATTTTTGATGTACGGCGGCCAATCGGATATTGTAAGCGGCGAATTCTGGAACGAAGGCAGCTTAGGCGATATTGAGTGCAAATCTGCATCCTCGGCTGCCCATATCTATGGAAAAAACAGGATATCTGCCGAGTCATTTACGGCATCCGGTCGCACTTATGTTCGGCATCCGGCGATGCTTAAAAAACGAGGGGATTGGGCGTTTACAGAGGGCATCAACCATATAGTGTTGCATCTTTATATCCATCAACCCGATGATAATAGGGTACCAGGTGTCAATGCTTGGTTCAGCACAGAATTCAACCGGCACAATATCTGGTTTAAAAAATCAAAAGCCTATTTTGATTATTTAAGAAGATGCCAACATTTATTGCAACAAGGTACCTATGCTGCGGACGTCTGTTATTTTATAGGTGAAAATACACCCATCATGACCGGTGCAAGGCAGCCCGAATTACCAGATGGCTACTCCTATGACTATATCAATGCCGAGGTTATTTTGAACAGATTATCCATAAAGGATGGCAAATTTGTTTTGCCGGACGGGATGGGTTATAGTTTAATGGTCTTGCCTCCATTTGAAACCATGCGACCAGAATTATTGTCCAAAATTGAAGAATTAGTGTTACAAGGTGGAAAAATATATGGGCAAGCCCCAAAGAAATCCCCAAGTTTGCAAAACTTTCCAGAAAATGATAAAAAGGTCAAAGAGCTTGCTGACAAGATGTGGGGACAAGATGATTCCCAGCTGAAGGGATATGGCAGTGGGAAAATTATCGACGGTCTCACTTTAGGGCAAGCACTGGATACTTTGAAGATTAGAAAGGATGTCATTTTAAAACCGGAAGACCCTGTGCTATGGACACACCGTTCACTTTTAGATAAGGACATTTATTTTTTGACCAACCAAAGTGAAACTGAAATTAAAATCAATCCATCCTTTAGGGTTAAAAACAAAACACCAGAATTGTGGGATGCAGTTACCGGCGAGATACGGTCGCTAACGGAATACACAAAAGAGGAAGGTAGAATTACGGTACCCTTAACTATGGAAGCCCATCAAAGTTGGTTTGTGGTTTTTAGTGATTCGGAAGTTAATGATGAGGTAAAAGAATCTGGGATAGCATCAAACTTCCCTGAACCAAAAACCGTTCTCAATTTAGATGGACCATGGGAAGTGGATTTTAAGGACAAGGAAATCGGACCTAATGAGGCGGTGTCTTTTCCAAAGTTAACAGACTGGATTGATAATGAAAATGATCAAATAAAATATTATTCTGGTACAGCGGTTTATTCATCAACATTCACTTACGATGAAAAAGACCAGTATTCAAAAGTTATTTTAGATCTTGGAAAAGTAGGCGTCATGGCATCGGTTAAGATCAATGGTAAGGAGCTTGGCACTACATGGATGGCACCCTTCCAATTAAATGCTTCGGAAGCGATAAAAACGGGAGAAAATACGATCGATATTGAAGTTGTAAATGTCTGGAGAAACCGTATTACTGGCGACAGCTTATTGCCAGAAAATGAGCGCAGCACTTGGTTGTTGGTTGATATCGTAACACCAAAGGAAGAGTTGATCCCTTCTGGGCTGATGGGGCCGGTAACCTTAAAGGTTATTCAATATTAAAAAGGGCATGTGGTAAGGAGCAAGTTGCTTTCTTCTATCCCTAAATAAGTACATGACAAAAATTGGGACATACATTTTAAGTTACTAATTATCTTAGACCTGCCAGGTTTTGAAAACCTAACAGGTCTCATATTCAGTAACATTAGTATTATTTAATGAAAGCTAAACTGATTTTTGTCTTGTACTGAAAAACCTAACTTGATATTAATGGGTAATGGGTAAATGGACAAACGCATTGGTCTGGAGAATATGTCCATTAAAAAGGATATTAAAATTTATAAATCACTAAACAATATAACTTATCATTATGAAATCAACTTCATTTTTTATTAGAGTACTATGCGTTTTTTTAGCACCCTTTTTTTTTAGCTGCTCTCAGAAACCCAAGGATAATACACCATGGGTTGACTTATTCGATGGAAAAACCTTAGATGGCTGGACACAAAAGGGGGGCAATGCCAATTATAGGGTTCGTGATGATGCAATAGTAGGTAGCACAGTTTACGATACTCCCAATTCGTTTTTATCAACAAATAAACTCTACGGCGATTTTATTCTGGAACTAGACTATAAAGTAGACTCTACAATGAATTCGGGTATTCAAATACGAAGCAATAGTTTTCCTTATTATAGAGAAGGACGTGTACATGGGTATCAAGTTGAGATCGATCCCTCTCCACGTGCATGGAGCGGTGGTATTTATGATGAAGCTAGGCGGGGATGGCTTAATCCGTTAACCGATAACCCAGGGGCACAAAAAGCTTTTAAGCAAAACGATTGGAATAATTATCGGATCGAAGCCATAGGCGATACCTTAAAAACTTGGATAAACGGTGTTCCTGCATCGCATTTAATTGACGATAAAACGGCAATTGGTTTTATATCCCTACAAGTACATGGTATAGGTGAGACCCAAAAAGAGGGCACTGAAATTATCTGGAAAAACATAAAGATACTTACCGAAAACGTTTCCAAGTACTCCACAGAATCACCTCTTAAACCGATTGTCACCAAAAACAGCCTAACCATAGATGAAGCTAATAAGGGCTGGAAATTATTGTGGGATGGCGAAACCACCAATGGCTGGCGGGGAGCTAAATTAAGTTCCTTTCCTGGAGAAGGATGGAAAATTGAAGACGGAGAATTATCGGTACTGTCCTCTGGCGGAGCAGAATCTGCTGCAGGTGGTGATATTGTAACAACCGAAACCTATGCTGATTTTGAATTAATGCTAGACTTTAAATTAACACCTGGTGCCAATAGTGGTATTAAATATTATGTTGATACAGAGATCAATAAAGGACCAGGCTCTTCTATAGGTTTAGAGTATCAAATTTTAGATGATGAATTGCATGAAGATGCTAAATTAGGTTCGCACAAAGGCAGTAGGACCGTAAGTTCTTTATATGATTTAATTGAAGCTGATATCAATAAACCTATTAATCCTGTGGGAGAATGGAATACCGCTTATATAATGTCTAAGGACAATCATGTAGCACATTGGTTAAATGGGGTTAAGGTGTTGGAATATGAAAGAGGTAGCAAAGACTTTTTAAAATTAGTTTCAGAAAGCAAATACGCTAAATGGCCAAATTTTGGTACTTTAGAAAAAGGTCAAATTTTACTGCAAGACCATGGAGATAAAGTATCAT encodes the following:
- a CDS encoding sulfatase family protein, translated to MIKNSLLIICIACCLGCKKEKELTKNTKPNIIFLLTDDQRWDALGINGNRYIKTPNIDSLANSGFNFKNAYVTTSICMVSRASILTGQYMSRHGINGFHTSLENEALNNTYPALLKSAGYTIGFIGKYGIGNPPDHPKKLFDYWKGTPLHQPNYETVDKNGDSIHYTDLLSQNISEFLNISFSKPFCLSVSFKAPHSQDGDERQFIPKTEYAELYENIEMPLPTTADSKYWDSLPSFFHTEENIARIRWKLRFSTEEKYQESVKNYYRLITGVDESVGKLREELKKSGQDNNTVIIFMGDNGMYLGEHGLAGKWFAHEESIRVPLIIYDPRNEKRLIGALDEIGLNIDIAPTILGFAGVEIPESMQGHDLTAALAGNSPKRKQFFYEHTFNGSPSLPETKAVISPSLKYVYYPEFDFEELFDLNTDPNEVNNLASDSKYLDVLEEQRQIFKKLKNEAN
- a CDS encoding glycosyl hydrolase — its product is MSKIYSYFIIGLLVFSCNSKGVENTKYDSANSADLIANFIRPTDDNTLWCYWYWIGDDISKEGITKDLEAMKEAGIGGALIGNINPAEKDGKVPMLSEEWWEHMVHAVEEGKRIGVDIGAFNCPGWSQSGGPWVKPDMAMRYLTYSEIKAEGGTKIELELVKPTDEFQDVYVLAFPSIASENSILSKNNSNIRITPSLAQKERLIDGDTTKSVGFSKKVKNYEVVFTSKDTIKTRSLKIIPGKNPVEILAKVYSWQLDDWKEIKSFKINRSRLNPNVGPDRYAPIMIALPESRSNQFKLEFELPDNLFKSFTEIDPVIDTWDIAEIIFSEAAGFELYADKNLSKMHPTPISNWDSYLWDAQESLTSKDLKVNTDQVIDISEFMDESGHLDWETPAGNWTIQRFGMTPTGTENAPAAPQGKGYEIDKANEELVKFHYEQFIGEFLKRIPEESTSAFKYVIADSYEMGSQNWTDGFEATFEKKYGYNPKKYLPVFTGRIVGSVEESERFLWDLRRAVADAVAYEYVGGLRKASNEDNLKLWLENYGHWGFPSEFLMYGGQSDIVSGEFWNEGSLGDIECKSASSAAHIYGKNRISAESFTASGRTYVRHPAMLKKRGDWAFTEGINHIVLHLYIHQPDDNRVPGVNAWFSTEFNRHNIWFKKSKAYFDYLRRCQHLLQQGTYAADVCYFIGENTPIMTGARQPELPDGYSYDYINAEVILNRLSIKDGKFVLPDGMGYSLMVLPPFETMRPELLSKIEELVLQGGKIYGQAPKKSPSLQNFPENDKKVKELADKMWGQDDSQLKGYGSGKIIDGLTLGQALDTLKIRKDVILKPEDPVLWTHRSLLDKDIYFLTNQSETEIKINPSFRVKNKTPELWDAVTGEIRSLTEYTKEEGRITVPLTMEAHQSWFVVFSDSEVNDEVKESGIASNFPEPKTVLNLDGPWEVDFKDKEIGPNEAVSFPKLTDWIDNENDQIKYYSGTAVYSSTFTYDEKDQYSKVILDLGKVGVMASVKINGKELGTTWMAPFQLNASEAIKTGENTIDIEVVNVWRNRITGDSLLPENERSTWLLVDIVTPKEELIPSGLMGPVTLKVIQY
- a CDS encoding 3-keto-disaccharide hydrolase, which codes for MKSTSFFIRVLCVFLAPFFFSCSQKPKDNTPWVDLFDGKTLDGWTQKGGNANYRVRDDAIVGSTVYDTPNSFLSTNKLYGDFILELDYKVDSTMNSGIQIRSNSFPYYREGRVHGYQVEIDPSPRAWSGGIYDEARRGWLNPLTDNPGAQKAFKQNDWNNYRIEAIGDTLKTWINGVPASHLIDDKTAIGFISLQVHGIGETQKEGTEIIWKNIKILTENVSKYSTESPLKPIVTKNSLTIDEANKGWKLLWDGETTNGWRGAKLSSFPGEGWKIEDGELSVLSSGGAESAAGGDIVTTETYADFELMLDFKLTPGANSGIKYYVDTEINKGPGSSIGLEYQILDDELHEDAKLGSHKGSRTVSSLYDLIEADINKPINPVGEWNTAYIMSKDNHVAHWLNGVKVLEYERGSKDFLKLVSESKYAKWPNFGTLEKGQILLQDHGDKVSFKNIKIHPLNKTKE